A window of the Phycicoccus sp. M110.8 genome harbors these coding sequences:
- a CDS encoding methionine synthase encodes MARATGIGSLPGTDVREALRGVREILGDGHLPYLPELPARGPGADMVGRGAALLVEMPVDLQPSGWRFVDRPGRDAERAAAYLRQDLDELAEAFDGYEGDLKVQATGPWTLAAAVELNRGEKAVSDEGAVRDLVGSLVEGLRVHLARVQALVPGARLVLQVDEPSLPAVLAGRLSTASGYGHLRAVDPQVVATGLRDVLTAAPEGVATVVHCCDPGIPLPLLRQTGTAAIALDTTTLTPQRWESLAATVESGVAVWPGCLPTDGSGTARAAAAAVERGWTDAGMPRAGLGELVATPACGLAGLTPEGAWRVTRAAVDVAAEWSERAES; translated from the coding sequence GTGGCACGCGCGACCGGCATCGGATCCCTTCCCGGCACCGACGTCCGGGAGGCCCTCAGGGGCGTCCGCGAGATCCTCGGCGACGGGCACCTGCCCTACCTGCCCGAGCTCCCGGCACGCGGTCCGGGCGCCGACATGGTGGGCCGCGGCGCGGCCCTGCTCGTCGAGATGCCGGTCGACCTGCAGCCGTCGGGCTGGCGGTTCGTCGACCGGCCCGGCCGCGACGCCGAGCGGGCCGCCGCCTACCTGCGCCAGGACCTCGACGAGCTCGCCGAGGCGTTCGACGGCTACGAGGGCGACCTCAAGGTGCAGGCGACGGGCCCGTGGACGCTGGCCGCAGCCGTCGAGCTCAACCGCGGTGAGAAGGCCGTGTCCGACGAGGGCGCGGTCCGCGACCTCGTCGGGTCCCTGGTCGAGGGCCTGCGCGTGCACCTCGCCCGCGTCCAGGCGCTCGTGCCCGGTGCCCGCCTCGTCCTGCAGGTCGACGAGCCGTCGCTGCCCGCGGTGCTGGCGGGCCGGCTGAGCACGGCGAGCGGCTACGGACACCTGCGCGCGGTCGACCCCCAGGTCGTGGCCACCGGCCTGCGCGACGTCCTCACCGCCGCCCCCGAGGGCGTGGCGACGGTCGTGCACTGCTGCGACCCCGGCATACCGCTGCCGCTGCTGCGCCAGACCGGCACGGCCGCCATCGCGCTCGACACGACCACCCTCACCCCGCAGCGCTGGGAGTCCCTCGCCGCGACGGTGGAGTCCGGTGTCGCCGTCTGGCCCGGGTGCCTGCCCACCGACGGCTCGGGCACGGCCCGCGCGGCGGCAGCCGCCGTCGAGCGCGGCTGGACCGACGCCGGTATGCCGCGCGCCGGCCTGGGCGAGCTCGTCGCCACCCCGGCCTGCGGGCTGGCGGGGCTCACACCGGAGGGGGCCTGGCGCGTTACCCGTGCAGCGGTCGACGTGGCCGCGGAATGGTCCGAACGAGCCGAGAGTTGA
- a CDS encoding MmcQ/YjbR family DNA-binding protein, translating into MPGRPEVPDRTIGDGSPLARVRALCLALPGTEERTSHGEATWFAGGRRAFVMAADRHHDDRVAIWAAAPDSVQEALVAEDPDRWLRPPYVGHRGWVGAWLDVEDVDWDRVEQVVEDAWRCVAPKRLVAQHDAAGPAGA; encoded by the coding sequence ATGCCGGGCCGTCCGGAGGTGCCCGACCGCACCATCGGTGACGGGTCGCCGCTGGCGCGGGTGCGGGCGCTGTGCCTCGCCCTCCCGGGCACCGAGGAGCGCACGTCCCACGGCGAGGCGACCTGGTTCGCGGGGGGTCGCAGGGCGTTCGTCATGGCGGCGGACCGGCACCACGACGACCGCGTGGCGATCTGGGCGGCTGCCCCGGACAGCGTGCAGGAGGCACTGGTCGCCGAGGACCCCGACCGGTGGCTCCGCCCGCCGTACGTCGGCCACCGCGGCTGGGTCGGCGCGTGGCTCGATGTCGAGGACGTCGACTGGGACCGCGTCGAGCAGGTCGTCGAGGACGCCTGGCGCTGTGTCGCCCCCAAGCGGCTGGTGGCCCAGCACGACGCCGCCGGACCGGCGGGCGCCTGA
- the mnmA gene encoding tRNA 2-thiouridine(34) synthase MnmA produces the protein MRVVAAMSGGVDSAVAAARMLDAGHEVVGVHLALSQSAATLRESARGCCTIEDAGDARRVADVLGIPFYVWDMAERFRRDVVEDFVAEYSAGRTPNPCLRCNEKIKFAALLDKALALGFDAVATGHYAQVVERPDGTRELHRAVDAAKDQSYVLGVLDADQLARAFFPLGDTTKPQIREEARERGFYVANKPDSHDICFISDGDTRGWLASRLGEQPGEVVDATTGAVVGTHTGAYAYTVGQRRGLGLDRSSLDGTPRYVVGVDTADNRVTIGTAELLGVDAIRGDHARWCGTPPEGVVEVGAQVRAHGEEVPATAWADGDEVQVRLGSRLRGVAPGQSVVLYEGTRVVGSATIAESWLER, from the coding sequence ATGCGCGTCGTCGCCGCCATGTCGGGCGGGGTCGACTCGGCGGTCGCTGCCGCCCGGATGCTCGACGCCGGCCACGAGGTCGTCGGCGTCCACCTGGCCCTGTCGCAGTCGGCCGCGACCCTGCGCGAGTCCGCGCGCGGCTGCTGCACCATCGAGGACGCCGGGGACGCCCGCCGTGTCGCCGACGTCCTGGGCATCCCGTTCTACGTCTGGGACATGGCCGAGCGGTTCCGCCGCGACGTCGTCGAGGACTTCGTCGCCGAGTACTCCGCCGGCCGCACCCCGAACCCGTGCCTGCGCTGCAACGAGAAGATCAAGTTCGCCGCCCTGCTCGACAAGGCGCTCGCGCTCGGCTTCGACGCGGTGGCCACCGGGCACTACGCCCAGGTCGTCGAGCGGCCGGACGGCACCCGCGAGCTGCACCGGGCCGTCGACGCGGCCAAGGACCAGTCCTACGTCCTCGGCGTGCTCGACGCCGACCAGCTGGCCCGGGCCTTCTTCCCCCTCGGCGACACCACCAAGCCGCAGATCCGCGAGGAGGCGCGCGAGCGCGGCTTCTACGTCGCGAACAAGCCGGACTCGCACGACATCTGCTTCATCAGCGACGGCGACACCCGGGGCTGGCTCGCCTCGCGGCTGGGGGAGCAGCCCGGTGAGGTCGTCGACGCCACGACGGGAGCCGTCGTCGGCACGCACACCGGCGCCTACGCGTACACCGTCGGGCAGCGCCGTGGGCTGGGACTCGACCGGTCCTCCCTCGACGGCACCCCCCGCTACGTCGTGGGGGTCGACACCGCCGACAACCGGGTCACCATCGGCACCGCCGAGCTCCTGGGCGTCGACGCCATCCGTGGCGACCACGCACGCTGGTGCGGCACGCCGCCCGAGGGCGTGGTCGAGGTGGGAGCGCAGGTCCGGGCGCACGGCGAGGAGGTGCCGGCGACGGCCTGGGCCGACGGCGACGAGGTGCAGGTACGGCTCGGGTCACGGCTGCGCGGCGTGGCTCCGGGCCAGTCCGTGGTCCTCTACGAAGGGACTCGGGTCGTCGGGTCCGCCACGATCGCCGAGTCCTGGCTCGAGCGCTGA
- a CDS encoding cysteine desulfurase family protein, which produces MTAYLDHAATTPLRASALAAMTEQLQVTGNASSLHTAGRRARRVVEESREQLARALGARPSEVVFTSGGTESDNLAVAGTFSARRESDPARVRIVASGIEHHAVLDCVEHLVAHEGAKVTWVEPDELGVVRPEAVRAAISDDPGSVALVTVMWANNEVGTVQPVAEIAAVAHEHGIPVHTDAVQAVGHVPVDFAASGVDLLTVTAHKLGGPVGVGALVARRDAVLTPLTFGGGQERQVRSGTLDTPAIRAFAVAAQEAVAELDVEAQRLVALRDRLLEGALDLGYGITVGGAWEPGDATGRLPGNAHLLVPGCEGDSLLYLLDAAGVECSTGSACQAGVPRPSHVLLAMGLSEERARGALRLTLGHTSTDADVDAVLAALPTAVERARRASGWTG; this is translated from the coding sequence GTGACCGCCTACCTCGACCATGCCGCCACGACGCCGTTGCGGGCGTCGGCCCTCGCGGCCATGACCGAGCAGCTGCAGGTCACGGGGAACGCCTCCTCGCTGCACACCGCCGGCCGGCGTGCGCGCCGGGTCGTCGAGGAGTCGCGGGAGCAGCTCGCCAGGGCCCTCGGCGCCCGCCCCTCGGAGGTGGTCTTCACCTCGGGCGGCACCGAGTCGGACAACCTCGCGGTCGCGGGCACCTTCAGTGCCCGCCGCGAGTCCGACCCCGCCCGCGTGCGCATCGTGGCCAGCGGCATCGAGCACCACGCCGTCCTCGACTGCGTCGAGCACCTGGTGGCCCACGAGGGCGCCAAGGTCACGTGGGTCGAGCCCGACGAGCTCGGGGTCGTGCGCCCGGAGGCCGTCCGCGCGGCGATCAGCGACGACCCGGGGTCCGTCGCGCTGGTCACGGTGATGTGGGCCAACAACGAGGTCGGCACCGTGCAGCCGGTGGCCGAGATCGCCGCGGTGGCGCACGAGCACGGCATACCCGTGCACACGGACGCGGTGCAGGCGGTCGGCCACGTGCCCGTCGACTTCGCCGCCAGCGGCGTCGACCTGCTCACCGTCACGGCACACAAGCTGGGCGGCCCCGTCGGCGTCGGCGCCCTCGTGGCCCGCCGCGACGCGGTCCTCACACCCCTGACGTTCGGTGGTGGGCAGGAGCGGCAGGTCCGCAGCGGCACCCTCGACACCCCGGCGATCCGGGCGTTCGCCGTCGCGGCCCAGGAGGCGGTGGCCGAGCTCGACGTCGAGGCGCAGCGGCTGGTGGCCCTGCGCGACCGGCTCCTCGAGGGGGCGCTCGACCTCGGGTACGGCATCACGGTCGGGGGAGCGTGGGAGCCCGGCGACGCCACCGGTCGGCTGCCTGGCAACGCCCACCTGCTCGTCCCCGGCTGCGAGGGCGACTCGCTGCTGTACCTGCTCGACGCCGCCGGGGTGGAGTGCTCGACGGGGTCGGCGTGCCAGGCCGGCGTGCCGAGGCCGTCCCACGTGCTGCTGGCCATGGGACTGTCCGAGGAGCGGGCCCGTGGTGCGCTGCGGCTGACGCTCGGGCACACGTCGACCGACGCGGACGTCGACGCGGTGCTGGCAGCCCTGCCGACGGCGGTCGAGCGCGCTCGTCGAGCCAGCGGGTGGACGGGCTGA
- a CDS encoding S8 family serine peptidase, with amino-acid sequence MRTLTTSRTTLVAAAASCALASVLAATPASAGLLPTGQALAPVQPWLSDQLGLLSAATPTTVLVHGTDTAAATNAVRAAGLRQVTTFRSIGVVVATGLPAQVQAVRAQPGVTYVEGNQPITMNLATANRATRGDEARTTLVGADGGRLDGRGVSVAVIDSGVDPSHPFLKNPDGSSAVVKNLKMVCEPLTESLCAPVDAGPADTDLLSVGGHGMHVNGIVAGRDVTLSDGTRMHGAAPGSSLVSISTGAALFIIGADAALNWVLENHAAPCGAGVPASTCPPIKVTSNSYGPSGGGAFDPSSATVKLQRELVKQGVVTVWANGNDGGDGSASLSNPPGMDPTPGIISVASYNDQDTGTRDGTVSDFSSRGRRGDQSTYPDISAPGENITSSCRIYLPVCSTGLDPTDGGDYNTISGTSMATPMISGIVAQLFQADPGATPAQVEAAIESTAYKYANGAPYEPGTNGTTSFDKGHGLVDVVAAANAIR; translated from the coding sequence ATGCGCACGCTCACGACGTCCCGCACGACCCTCGTGGCAGCAGCCGCCTCCTGTGCCCTCGCCTCCGTGCTGGCAGCGACACCCGCCTCCGCCGGGCTGCTCCCCACGGGCCAGGCCCTCGCGCCCGTCCAACCCTGGCTCAGCGACCAGCTCGGGCTGCTCAGCGCAGCCACCCCGACGACCGTGCTGGTCCACGGCACCGACACGGCGGCCGCGACGAACGCCGTGCGGGCGGCCGGGCTGCGGCAGGTGACGACGTTCCGCAGCATCGGCGTCGTCGTGGCGACCGGCCTGCCCGCCCAGGTGCAGGCGGTGCGCGCCCAGCCCGGCGTCACCTACGTCGAGGGCAACCAGCCGATCACCATGAACCTCGCGACCGCGAACCGGGCCACCCGGGGCGACGAGGCCCGCACCACCCTCGTCGGTGCCGACGGCGGCAGGCTCGACGGCAGGGGCGTGTCCGTCGCCGTCATCGACTCCGGCGTCGACCCCTCGCACCCGTTCCTGAAGAACCCCGACGGCAGCTCTGCCGTCGTGAAGAACCTCAAGATGGTCTGCGAGCCGCTGACCGAGAGCCTCTGCGCACCGGTCGACGCGGGCCCCGCCGACACCGACCTGCTCTCGGTGGGCGGCCACGGCATGCACGTCAACGGCATCGTGGCCGGCCGCGACGTGACCCTCTCCGACGGCACGAGGATGCACGGAGCCGCTCCCGGCTCGAGCCTGGTGTCGATCAGCACCGGCGCCGCCCTGTTCATCATCGGCGCCGACGCCGCCCTCAACTGGGTGCTCGAGAACCACGCGGCCCCGTGTGGGGCGGGCGTTCCGGCCAGCACCTGCCCGCCCATCAAGGTGACGTCGAACTCCTACGGCCCCAGCGGCGGTGGCGCGTTCGACCCGAGCTCGGCCACGGTCAAGCTGCAGCGCGAGCTGGTCAAGCAGGGCGTGGTCACGGTCTGGGCCAACGGCAACGACGGCGGCGACGGCTCCGCGAGCCTGTCGAACCCGCCCGGCATGGACCCCACCCCCGGCATCATCTCGGTCGCGTCCTACAACGACCAGGACACGGGCACCCGGGACGGCACGGTCTCCGACTTCTCCTCGCGCGGCAGGCGCGGCGACCAGTCGACCTACCCCGACATCTCCGCGCCCGGCGAGAACATCACGTCCTCCTGCCGGATCTACCTGCCCGTCTGCAGCACCGGCCTGGACCCGACGGACGGTGGCGACTACAACACGATCTCCGGCACCTCGATGGCCACGCCGATGATCTCGGGCATCGTCGCCCAGCTGTTCCAGGCCGACCCGGGCGCGACCCCCGCACAGGTCGAGGCCGCGATCGAGTCGACGGCGTACAAGTACGCGAACGGGGCGCCCTACGAGCCGGGCACCAACGGCACGACGAGCTTCGACAAGGGCCACGGCCTGGTCGACGTCGTGGCCGCCGCGAACGCGATCCGCTGA
- a CDS encoding electron transfer flavoprotein subunit alpha/FixB family protein, which yields MAEVLVLVDHANGTVRKTTAELLTIARRLGEPSAVFVGDGFDAARETLAKYGAEKVYRVESADVTGHLVAPQAEVLAQLVEKTSPAAVLIPSNSAGKEIAARLSIKTESGLITDAVDVQAGEGGGVSTTQSVFAGSYTVKATVTKGTPIITVKPNSAAPEEAAGAAADEVVDVAISDVAKAATITESKPKESTGRPELTEAAIVVSGGRGTGGDFSPVEAFADSLGAAVGASRAAVDAGWYPHTSQVGQTGKQVSPQLYVACGISGAIQHRAGMQTSKTIVAVNKDEEAPIFELVDFGVVGDLFQVLPQATEKVQAAKG from the coding sequence ATGGCTGAAGTTCTCGTCCTGGTCGACCACGCGAACGGCACCGTTCGCAAGACGACCGCCGAGCTCCTGACCATCGCCCGCCGCCTCGGCGAGCCCTCCGCGGTCTTCGTCGGCGACGGCTTCGACGCCGCCAGGGAGACCCTCGCGAAGTACGGCGCGGAGAAGGTGTACCGCGTCGAGTCCGCGGACGTGACGGGCCACCTCGTCGCCCCGCAGGCCGAGGTGCTCGCCCAGCTCGTCGAGAAGACCTCCCCGGCCGCAGTGCTCATCCCGAGCAACAGCGCCGGCAAGGAGATCGCGGCGCGGCTGTCGATCAAGACCGAGTCCGGCCTGATCACCGACGCCGTCGACGTGCAGGCGGGCGAGGGTGGCGGCGTGTCCACCACCCAGTCGGTCTTCGCCGGTTCGTACACCGTCAAGGCCACGGTCACCAAGGGCACGCCCATCATCACGGTGAAGCCGAACTCGGCCGCCCCGGAGGAGGCCGCGGGTGCGGCCGCCGACGAGGTCGTCGACGTGGCCATCTCCGACGTGGCCAAGGCCGCGACGATCACCGAGTCCAAGCCCAAGGAGTCCACCGGACGTCCCGAGCTCACCGAGGCCGCCATCGTGGTCTCCGGTGGCCGCGGCACCGGCGGCGACTTCTCCCCGGTCGAGGCGTTCGCCGACAGCCTCGGTGCCGCCGTGGGTGCCTCGCGCGCCGCGGTCGACGCCGGCTGGTACCCGCACACCTCGCAGGTCGGCCAGACCGGCAAGCAGGTGTCCCCCCAGCTGTACGTCGCGTGCGGCATCTCCGGCGCCATCCAGCACCGGGCGGGCATGCAGACCTCGAAGACGATCGTCGCCGTCAACAAGGACGAGGAGGCGCCGATCTTCGAGCTCGTCGACTTCGGCGTCGTGGGCGACCTCTTCCAGGTCCTCCCGCAGGCCACCGAGAAGGTGCAGGCCGCCAAGGGCTGA
- a CDS encoding electron transfer flavoprotein subunit beta/FixA family protein, with translation MNIVVCVKYVPDAQSDRTFNESDNTTDRVGVDGLLSELDEYAVEEALKIVEAGEGEVTVVTVGPDQAADALKKALQMGADKAVHVKDDAIHGSDAPATSLVLAEAVRKITGGNPELVLTGMASTDGTMSVVPAMLAERLGLPQVTFASELTVDGGSVTIRRDGDAASETITASLPALVSVTDQINEPRYPSFKGIMAAKKKPLEEWSLADLGVDASQVGLEAAWTKVESFTQRPPREQGQIVTDEGDGGTKLAEFLSAQKFV, from the coding sequence ATGAACATCGTCGTCTGCGTGAAGTACGTGCCGGACGCACAGTCCGACCGCACGTTCAACGAGTCCGACAACACGACCGACCGGGTCGGTGTCGACGGGCTGCTGTCCGAGCTCGACGAGTACGCCGTCGAGGAGGCCCTGAAGATCGTCGAGGCCGGCGAGGGTGAGGTCACCGTCGTGACCGTCGGCCCCGACCAGGCCGCCGACGCGCTCAAGAAGGCCCTGCAGATGGGTGCCGACAAGGCCGTCCACGTCAAGGACGACGCCATCCACGGCTCGGACGCCCCCGCCACCTCGCTCGTCCTCGCCGAGGCCGTCAGGAAGATCACCGGCGGCAACCCCGAGCTCGTCCTCACCGGCATGGCCTCGACCGACGGCACGATGAGCGTCGTCCCCGCGATGCTCGCCGAGCGCCTCGGCCTCCCGCAGGTCACCTTCGCCTCGGAGCTGACCGTCGACGGCGGCTCGGTGACGATCCGCCGTGACGGCGACGCCGCGTCCGAGACCATCACCGCCTCGCTGCCCGCGCTCGTGTCGGTCACCGACCAGATCAACGAGCCGCGCTACCCCTCGTTCAAGGGGATCATGGCGGCCAAGAAGAAGCCGCTGGAGGAGTGGAGCCTCGCCGACCTCGGCGTCGACGCCTCGCAGGTCGGCCTCGAGGCCGCCTGGACCAAGGTCGAGTCGTTCACCCAGCGCCCCCCGCGCGAGCAGGGCCAGATCGTCACCGACGAGGGCGACGGCGGCACCAAGCTCGCGGAGTTCCTGTCCGCCCAGAAGTTCGTCTGA
- a CDS encoding class I SAM-dependent methyltransferase, with protein MTLTTGGRGTPQEVMVDTPLALTGERTSPGIWHENYWFRRHEVVCAAVPGLLPCTPAVVLDAGSGEGYAAGLLRSAWPDLRVVGVDYDASACAHAARHHGGPHTAYLRGALTSLPLADATVDATVSLQVLEHIWTPREYVRELARVTRPDGALVLSTPNRTTFSPGLGRHEAPPNAYHCREYDAEELATELGRWLPGHEVTLAGLHHGTRLRTWEAAHGPVPDAVAGDPGLWPGPVRDLVASVTVDDFVLGPADDDCLDLVAVLSPA; from the coding sequence GTGACGCTCACCACGGGTGGGCGCGGGACCCCGCAGGAGGTGATGGTGGACACACCGCTGGCCCTCACCGGCGAGCGCACATCGCCGGGGATCTGGCACGAGAACTACTGGTTCCGCCGCCACGAGGTCGTCTGCGCCGCCGTGCCCGGCCTGCTGCCCTGCACGCCCGCCGTCGTCCTCGACGCCGGCAGCGGTGAGGGGTATGCCGCTGGCCTCCTGCGCTCCGCGTGGCCGGACCTGCGCGTGGTCGGCGTCGACTACGACGCGTCGGCGTGCGCGCACGCCGCACGCCACCACGGCGGGCCGCACACGGCATACCTGCGTGGCGCCCTGACGTCGCTCCCGCTCGCCGACGCGACGGTCGACGCCACCGTCTCGCTGCAGGTGCTCGAGCACATCTGGACGCCACGGGAGTACGTGCGCGAGCTGGCGCGCGTGACCCGCCCGGACGGCGCGCTCGTGCTGTCGACGCCCAACCGGACGACCTTCTCCCCCGGGCTGGGGCGGCACGAGGCGCCCCCGAACGCGTACCACTGCCGCGAGTACGACGCCGAGGAGCTCGCCACCGAGCTGGGGCGCTGGCTGCCCGGCCACGAGGTGACCCTGGCCGGACTGCACCACGGGACCAGGCTGCGCACGTGGGAGGCGGCCCACGGGCCCGTCCCTGACGCCGTCGCCGGGGACCCCGGGCTGTGGCCCGGCCCCGTGCGGGACCTCGTGGCATCGGTGACGGTCGACGACTTCGTCCTCGGCCCGGCGGACGACGACTGCCTCGACCTCGTCGCGGTGCTGAGCCCGGCGTGA
- the arfB gene encoding alternative ribosome rescue aminoacyl-tRNA hydrolase ArfB, which produces MRIDAGELVERFSRASGPGGQGVNTTDSRVELEFDPAASAAVAALPDAVRERMLARLAPHLVGGRLLVVASEHRAQRRNRVAARQRLVTLLRDAALPGPAARRATRPTAGSRRRRLDAKKQRGQVKAGRRRPTNEG; this is translated from the coding sequence ATGCGGATCGACGCGGGAGAGCTGGTCGAGCGGTTCTCGCGCGCCTCCGGCCCCGGCGGCCAGGGCGTCAACACCACGGACAGCCGGGTCGAGCTGGAGTTCGACCCGGCAGCCTCGGCCGCGGTGGCCGCGCTGCCCGACGCGGTCCGTGAGCGCATGCTGGCGCGCCTCGCGCCGCACCTCGTCGGCGGCCGGCTGCTGGTCGTCGCCTCCGAGCACCGGGCGCAGCGACGCAACCGAGTGGCAGCCCGGCAACGGCTGGTGACGCTGCTGCGCGACGCGGCGCTCCCCGGTCCGGCGGCGCGCAGGGCCACCCGGCCGACGGCGGGCTCGCGACGACGACGCCTCGACGCCAAGAAGCAGCGCGGCCAGGTCAAGGCGGGACGTCGGCGCCCGACGAACGAGGGCTGA
- a CDS encoding 1,4-alpha-glucan branching protein domain-containing protein, producing MTSAVPGAFCLVLHSHLPWLPGHGVWPLGEEWLFQAWAESYVPLVAELDSLAAEGHRDVLTLGVTPVLAAQLDHLRMRAETATWVGLWEQRARELGFDRDATRRDAAQREYAAASRCAELLETRWPAGGSPVLRGLRDDGVVELLGGPAAHPILPLLQPEFVTTSLGAGLDDAVWRLGERPAGVWLPECAWAPHLAGDLRSAGVRHFLVDEQTVRDAGGHPHGAWRVRGTDLLAVPRDLDVTNLVWSSRTGYPAAADYRDFHAREEYTGTRLWAITAPDVGVESKRPYDPQAALAQVARDVEHFVAAVRSRLESVAEETGAAGLVVAAYDTELFGHWWHEGPAFLGAAVRALRDAGVRVTTVAKALDDGLVAGELDLGPGSWGAGKDFSVWAGRQVRDIAHENEWVQRRWLDLTARERAAGRLGVRRPDLDQLLTTLFHALSSDWAFLVTRGQSVDYARRRAERHRRDFHELAQLVQDGRRDEAREAASRLAARDGAFPALDARTHIAG from the coding sequence ATGACGTCGGCCGTGCCGGGTGCCTTCTGCCTCGTGCTGCACTCGCACCTCCCGTGGCTGCCGGGGCACGGCGTCTGGCCGCTCGGTGAGGAGTGGCTGTTCCAGGCCTGGGCCGAGTCCTACGTGCCCCTCGTGGCGGAGCTGGACTCCCTTGCCGCTGAGGGACATCGCGACGTCCTGACCCTCGGGGTGACGCCCGTCCTCGCGGCCCAGCTCGACCACCTTCGGATGCGCGCGGAGACCGCGACGTGGGTGGGGCTGTGGGAGCAGCGGGCACGCGAGCTCGGCTTCGACCGGGACGCCACGCGGCGCGACGCCGCACAGCGCGAGTACGCCGCTGCGAGCCGTTGCGCGGAGCTGCTCGAGACGCGGTGGCCGGCGGGTGGGTCCCCGGTGCTGCGGGGCCTGCGCGACGACGGCGTGGTCGAGTTGCTCGGGGGGCCGGCCGCCCACCCGATCCTCCCGCTGCTCCAGCCCGAGTTCGTTACCACGTCCCTCGGTGCCGGGCTCGACGACGCGGTCTGGCGCCTCGGGGAGCGGCCGGCCGGCGTCTGGCTGCCGGAGTGCGCGTGGGCCCCGCACCTGGCCGGCGACCTCAGGTCGGCGGGGGTCCGTCACTTCCTCGTCGACGAGCAGACCGTCAGGGACGCCGGTGGCCACCCCCACGGTGCGTGGCGGGTCCGGGGCACAGACCTGCTGGCCGTCCCGCGCGACCTCGACGTCACCAACCTGGTGTGGTCCTCCCGTACGGGCTACCCGGCGGCGGCCGACTACCGGGACTTCCACGCACGGGAGGAGTACACGGGCACGCGGCTGTGGGCGATCACCGCACCCGATGTCGGCGTGGAGTCCAAGCGGCCCTACGACCCGCAGGCCGCGCTGGCCCAGGTGGCCCGGGACGTCGAGCACTTCGTCGCCGCCGTCCGCAGCCGGCTGGAGTCGGTGGCCGAGGAGACGGGCGCTGCCGGACTGGTGGTCGCGGCATACGACACCGAGCTGTTCGGCCACTGGTGGCACGAGGGGCCGGCGTTCCTGGGGGCGGCGGTCCGCGCCCTGCGCGACGCAGGGGTGCGTGTCACCACCGTCGCCAAGGCGCTCGACGACGGCCTGGTCGCCGGTGAGCTCGACCTCGGCCCGGGGTCCTGGGGCGCGGGCAAGGACTTCTCGGTGTGGGCCGGGCGGCAGGTGCGCGACATCGCCCACGAGAACGAGTGGGTGCAGCGCCGGTGGCTCGACCTCACCGCGCGCGAGCGCGCCGCAGGGCGCCTGGGGGTCCGCAGGCCGGACCTCGACCAGCTCCTCACGACCCTCTTCCACGCGCTCTCCAGCGACTGGGCGTTCCTGGTCACCCGCGGCCAGTCGGTCGACTACGCCCGGCGCCGCGCCGAACGGCACCGCCGCGACTTCCACGAGCTCGCGCAGCTCGTGCAGGACGGTCGCCGCGACGAGGCGCGGGAGGCGGCGTCACGACTGGCCGCGCGGGACGGGGCCTTCCCCGCCCTCGACGCGCGCACCCACATCGCCGGCTGA